CATGGCATCGCTTGATCGACTTGACCTGACATAGCCTTCATGCCACTTTATGCCCATTTTCTAGATCACAATACTGCCAAACCTATCTGTGCTATCTGATGCCATTCTTCCattgtgctggtttacatccagtTAGTAGAGCATAATGGCAGTAGCCATTACTCAGAGCGACAGCCCCTGCTAGTGGCAGGTAGCTACATTACAGCTTAGACTCAAAATTACACCAGCACTGTGTTAAGTGTAAATAATTCTGGAGGCGGGAATCTCAAATGCTAGTGTAATATCGTACTGCTGTATTCCAGGTTAGCAAATCCTAGCAATGTAGGGATTCTGACATTAATTTCAAGGCTTTTTGATAGATCTCCTTGGAGGAGTTAGAAAAGGCTGCTGGAGAGACTGACCTTCTACTACAACAAGCTACTACGCTTAAAACATGGATAACATATTTGAAAACTCTTCCGGTAAAAAATGAGTCACTACATGTTATGTTCATGTTCAACCACTTCTTAGCTAACCTTGACATGTATGCCTGTATGTTCTTGTTGTCTCACACTGTCAGGCAGATGTTACTTAGgaagtggttgaatgctaatgttaacCTTTATCTAACAGTAGTTTAAGAGTTattgcatttgttttcttgACTAAAAATGTTCCCTGATGTCCTTCAGTATTTTTCCaaccctttcttttttttcatcagtaaGCAGTGAAATCGTTATCAGTCCCCACCTTGACAAGTACATTTTCAAAGGACTGTATGTCGAAAGCATCACGACTAGGCTTTGTAACCTCCACAACCAcctcagtgtggaggaggtagggaattttgttttttattctccaaAGCCTTGAAAAAAATAAGTTCTGAAAACCTCATTTGAAATTTCAAACAACTTCTTTGTGTTGagttaatgaaaaaaaaggtacagGTAGTAGGTGCCGGGGTTTTGAGAGATTCAACCTTAAACTTCGGTCAACAACCACAAATGAGTTTTGAAATAGGAGCTCAGAGAAATGAAAGACATTTGAAAAGCTCAACATTCCTGTACTTTTGAGGCAAAATGTCCAGATTTCTAGTGTTTAACTACAGACAGCTCTGGACATTTTTATTAGATGTATTTTAACGTCAAGTCTGTGCGTTTTCAAATACTGGACAGGGAAATTTTCTCTGAGAGGAACTCATGAAATTTGATGGCAGAAATCTCAATCACAAATATCTTAAAACCAAAAAATTATGCAGGGTAGGATACCACTAACAGGGAAGTGGatacaaatatttacatatttgtatGACCTGACCCCTTAAGACGACCAAAAATAAGCTTATGAAACATAtttctgagtgtgttttttattttatctgcagaTAAACTGCTGGTGCACTGTGTCATGGGAAGAAGCCGTTCTGCCACGCTTTTCCTTGCCTACCTCATGATCTGCAATAACATGACGGTGGTTGACGCCATCGAGCATGTGAAAAAACGCAGAAGGATCGTCCCCAACTGGGGCTTCCTGAAACAGTTGAGAGAGCTGGACATGCATCTGCTGGAAAAAAGGGAAGACTTTACAGAGAAGAGCTGATTTTAAGAGCTTGTCAGGAGAAGCCTCGGATTGAAGTTTGGTTTCAGTATGGTTTCAGAGACAAGTTTCATTCTAGGGCAACAAAGTCTAGTAATTTATACAAGTCTAAATAGGGTCAAACAGTAAAGTGAGTTAAAGTGGCGTCTCACTTCTATATGATTCAATTTGAAAGTCATTTTTGGCAAGCCCAAGTTCTGTCACAAGTCTTTTGGGACAAGTTCTTGTGTAAGTACCATTCCCATCTGCCCTTTTCCAATACAAGTTGTACAATTCAAGATATTAGTCACTTTAGACAAGTCATATTTGAGTCACAGGTCAATTGAGAACAGTTTAGATCAGAAGACATTTGAGTCAAGTACAAACCAGTCACAAGTCATCCAAGTTTCTGTTAAGTATCAGAGAATATTTCAAACCAAATATCAAGGAATTGAGAATGGTCTAAATTCATCTCATGTCATTGAAGTTTCACAGTCATTTGAGATAAATCCAGTTTAGGTCTGAAGCACTTTGAGACAAGTCAAAGTCACACCTTTAGTCATTTGAGAAAAttttaagacaaacaaaagtcattttattttagacAAGTTCCTGTACAGTAAATTTAGGGACTCAAGCCATATAGGTCAGGTCCAAGTCAAGTATCAATGTATTATGAGGCCTGGTCAAGTCTCAAGTGCCTGGTCCATCACAGCAGGTTGTCAGCTAAGTTTCACATCCTTGACAAGTCTGGAACAATGTCAGGAGAACATCAAGTCTCAAATCCTTAAGTACAAGTTTGAGTTGTATCACAAGTCTAAATATGCAGATTATGTCAATActcaagtgtttgatttttctGTAACATTTGATGTCGCGTTTGTGAAAAGTTTTGAATGACTGAGAGAAGTCCATGTTATACAAATGcctaataacaataataatctAAATTTGTTTCGTGATTCAAGCCCCACCTTTCGTATTTGAGTTGGATTTTTCTGCCAAAAATGTAGAATGTTTTTGCCTTGTAAATTCTAGCTGAAGTTAAGAActttttgaatattttgttAATATGTAATATTGTGAGATGTTTCTAAAGAGGAAACCGATGTCCAGATTAACATGAACTCTGATCCTCATCCTGTGACATGCCTCAGGCTAGTAAGTATTTAAAATTAAAGGAGAACAATCATGAACATGGTCAATCATAATTTATTCTTATGCTAAAATGTACAGCATTTTTAAGTAACTGACAAAAGGAGAAAAGTCATAAATACAAGAATGTCATTCTGTCTGATTTTTGTGCACATAGCCAGGTATTTCCCCCCTGTTCTTACCAGCAACTCTGTACAGGTACAAAGGCTACAAAAGAgcaatataaacaaaaacacaagtacaAGTTGCGTTTTACATGCAATCCATTAGCTTAGTTTGGTCTATTCACAGGCTCTATTCTTCTACATTTCAGTAAAATATAAATCCAACATTTTATAAAGATAGAAAACAAATCTACAGATGGAATGAAAACGTAGCTTTAAAGGCATTATGTAAAATATCAACTTTGGACtaaatttatattttctttattgttattCGTCAATATAATCATTAGGTTCTTTTAAATTCTGCCACACTTCtggacattttgaaatgttttagaatTCAGGGTACAAACACTGAGATATGCTTTGTTATTTCGACAGAGATCAGTCTGCTTTATTCAACAGAAAGCTGCCTCAAGGAGATCTGTTACAAAAGACTTCAGAATTATACATACATAGCAATAAAACCTCTCAAATCGAACAGAAAACAGGActaagtttacatttttttacattattagaATTAACAAAATATAGTTTCATCTTGCTCCCTTTCGAGGGAAACCTAATAAAGGCCAGATATCTTTAAAATGGCTTGCTATTAAGCACAACACTTGTACAGTACTACTCAATGCACTGTCACTAACAGAGACTGAAGCATGCTAGTTGTCACTTTACAAAATAAGTACAATAATTTAAATATACAAAGGCATGAGTATAGTACAAACTAATTGTCAGCACTGTTAGACAGGTACACTGAACAGGTTCAAACTGCCTCTAACTCCTCTTGTAGCAGGCACATTAAATGGCTTCATTTGAGGCTGCTACACGACTGATGAAATCTCTACCTCTGAGCTCTGAACCCGCCTGCTCTAAAGACACATCAGAGACACTAACACTAATTAAATAGATTTTCATCATATTGATGTAAGGCTTCCCATTTGGAgaaacaaaaatactttttaacaaTAGCTTCAAAGTTTACtcattgatgaaaatttttgCATTCTTTCCaagtgctgctgctggtttttaagtaataaacaataataagaagacacccaaacaaaaaaaaggccagATCAGTGCATCTTTAAACAGCAAAATGCACAcgagaaaaaaacagctcagtCCTGCGGAGAGTTACCGCCTGATGAAAGGCCCTTTCAGGGACTGCTTGGACATGCCTGTGTTCATGTAACCATGGTGACCAGCTGGAGTGTAGTGTGCCACCatgttgccatgtggtggagcCTGCATGGACTGCTGGGGGTATGGCTGTGTTCCCATCATGCCCATCTGCATAGAGTACTGGGCTGACTGGTTCATGTAGGCATGGTTGCCATGGTAGCCACTGTTCATCATGGGCTGGCTCATGCTGTAGCCGTTCATGGCGTTAAGGGAGGGCATGTTCATGGAGTTGACGTTGTAGGCTGGTGCCGGCATGATGTTCATGCTCATGTTCATGCGCGGCATGGTGGCCAGCGTCCTGGATGGCGCCTGCATGGACACAGTCTGCGGCGGTCGGGAGTACATCTGCTGCTGGTGGTGCGACAGCGGGGCAGACTTGGAGCGTGCTGAGATGTGACTCTTGGAGGCCATTTGGGGCTGAATCCTCTGCGATGGAGGGATGCCCATGTTACGCTGGAGCATCATCGGCGACGGGGAGCTGAGACTGGGGGGCTGGGTCATGGTGGCCTGCACCTGTGGGTTGGGGACTCGATGTGAAGTCTGGGACAGAGAGACCAGACTGGAGTGCTGAGATGACAGTGAGGGCGTGTTTGCATAAGATGTGATGGGGTGTGAGGCCGAGTGGTTGAAAGGCAGCGAGTGAGGGTGGTCGATGAACGTGTTGGTGAACTGCTGCAGTTTAGCCAGACTGAGGCCGGATGACTGCGAGTAGTGCCCGCTGCCATACTCCCCCTGGTGGTTGATCCTCTCGTAGAGGGCAAAGTTCGGGTTGCCAGATTCTGGGATGTCTGCCAGCTGCATGGTGGTGGTGAAGTTGGTGGGTATGGCACATTGCGCCATGGGCTGCTGCTGGCTATGCTGACTGTGTTGATTGTGAAGGCCGTGCTGAGCGTGCTGATTGTGCTGGCTGAGCTGATTGTGCTGCAGGTGGTGATTGTGGTGATGACTATGCTGGTTGTGAGGATTGTGTTGACTGTGCTGGCTTAGCTGATTGTGTGGACCGTGCTGATTGTGTTGGCTGTGCTGATTGTGAGGGCCATGCCTGCTGTGGGAGCTATGCTGACTGTGTTGAGAGTGTTGGCTGCGCTGGCTGTGTTGACTGTGCTGGCTGTTGCTTGGGGGCCTCTCCACCACCACGCAGCCCTGCGGCGACTTGACGTTGCAGTGTGGCGGCGAGCTCAGGCTGTTTGGCTGAATCATCCCGCAGCTGCCGGGGTTGACGGCGGCCATTTGCTGGCTCACAGCACAGCTGCTCTGGGCCAGGCCGCTGGGGGGGATGCTGCCATAGGAGCAGCTGTTCTGGGTGGGGCCTGCCCCACAGATGCTGCCCCCCAAGGTGGAGTCGTAGCTGCTGGGGTTCTCGTAGTTCTCGGTGGTGCTCTCGATACTCCCTAAATCGCTGAAGCCGCTGTCCACCACCTGCTGAGAGTGATCCGACACTGATGGCACGTCCATCATGGGGCTGGTCTCCATATTGTGGAGCGAGGGTACTGAAATGGCGCTATGGTCGGGGCTGATCTGAGTGTAGCCACTTTCCAGGATGGAGACAGCCGGGCTGTTGACAGAGCGTACTGACTGGCTGGGGTGGGACTGTGCAGAGGAAAGGGGGCTGCTGTGGTCTGACTGGGGGCAGTCATCCAGAGCCGTGAGCTGGGGGCTTTGGACCACATGGGTGTAGGTCTGCAGGCTCCTGCATGGCTCCTGGCTCTCCACACAATCTTGGAACACATTTTCCCGCTCTGTCTCCTGCGTCAGGGACTGAACAGCTTGTGCAGTCTCTGAGTCAATCTCTGCGCAGATCGGGGGATTCTCCCTCAGTACGGGACTGAGTGCCGGCCTGTCAGTGGGCAGAGGAGGTGGGGGATCTGGGTGAGGACTGGGCGTGCTCTCTTCCTCTGACTCGGAGTCTGCAGGGTTGTCAGAATCTACAGCTGCTACTGAAGCCACTGCTACTGCCTCAGGTTGTGGTGTTGCTACTGTGGTTTCTGCCACTGCTTCCTGGATGCTGTCTTCAGCAGTGGCTGGTTCCTCTTTACTACTCGGCACAGTAGAAACCTGCTGACTCAACTCAGAGTCGTTGTCTTCTTTTGATTCTAAAAAAGGTTGAGAGCATTCCGGTGTTTCTTTCAAACTCTCTTCCAAGTCTGCTTTGCCGCTCTCAGGTGCTGCAGTCTTGCTATGACTATCATCTTCGTCATCTGCGTCCTGATCTTCTATTTGTGTTCTctgctcgtcctcctcctcatcttcctcgtTATCATTCTCCAGTGATTCAGCACCCTCTCTTATGTGCTCCACATCTTTGGCTGGCGAGTCCTGCCCATGTTCGCTCTCTTGTTGGTCATCCTCACGTGGATCTGGGgattctcctctctcctcacacaTGGTGGGcgacacagcagcaggagatgCAGGCGAGCATACTGGAGAAGCCACTGGAGACCCTTCCGGTGAAGTTGACTTCTGGGAACCATTGTCAGCAGGACTGGAAGGCTCAGAGGGGAGCCTGTCTAGTGACATCTCCGCAGCCCTGCTGACCTCATCTGCACTGACAATATCCTGGTCAGGTTCCTCTTTTGCTTCTTCAGTCTGAATGTGGTGCTGCTCAGCCTCCATCGGGGTCTCAGGGGGTGTGTAGAGGTTGAGCTTGAAGCCCATCTTTCGTTCATTCTTTAATCTCCATTTAGGAGGGCCACGTTTGACTCCCTTTGGCCAGCCTTTCTTCCTTTTCACTGGACGTGGTCTGTTGGGTCTCTTAGAGAGAAGGTCAGCTCCTAgagataaacacaaaaacagaacaacattttttgtcatgttAGCTGGAAACGtataaaaacattcatcaaACACTATCAAACATTCATTTATTACAATGAAGTTGCAAATACCTTTCTTCCAGTGTTCAAGATTGTCTTTCTGTGCATTCTTCTCCAGCCTCGGGCGGCCTCTACGGCGTTTCATTGGTGTAATCGGTGTCTtgtcctcctgttcctcctcctcctcctcttcatcctccatcTCGCCCACTCTGCAGGTGCGTTCCAGCAGGGGCATAGGGCGCTCATCCTCTGAGTTATCGAACGGCTCGTTCAGCACCTCCGTTGTCTCGGAGATGGTTTCTGTTGTAACACTGCTGTTTATTCTCTTTCTCTTACGCCCTCTCTTCTTGAGCACAATGGTTctctgaaatacaaataaaagaacaaCCAAATGAAAACCTCCAGTAGAGTGGAGCACCTTTTGTAAAAGTCTGAAAACTAGGATACTAGTTGGATGACCTTTGCTGAAGTATTCTGCAGAAATTCATTCAGGCCTTTTGCgctaaatgtaaaatgttagaACCACACTGCGAGACTAAATGGTTAAGCAATGCAGCCTGCTGTGGAAAACCACAAATGAGACAGGCAGAGAAAGCAGAAACCACAGTCTATATTTTACATACTCCAGTTGTTTCCCACCGGCTGCCTTACACTCAACCACTCTCCTCTCTGAAATCCTTCACAAGAGGAATGTGAAATCAATTCTGTAACTAATGCACTAAATAAACTCCCAACAGCCAGTGTCGTTCTTTTTCAGGTTTCCATActgtttttgttgaaaaagGTCTCCCTGACATCATGAAACCTGCTGTAATATTATCTCAGGCACAAGGGGGCAGTGCCATATAGACAGAACAGATGTTGGAGGCACAGAGGAGGGCAGTAAATTAACCATGACCATTGACAATAGTACAAGGTTTAGGCTGCACAGGCTCGACACCAGCAGTGAAAACACAATCTATTATCTACAGCTGCAGGCACACAGGGAGGCTCCAGATGACAGGAGGAAGCCACTGAACCCTTCACTGAATTCATGAATATTTATCGAACCTTTCCATCTCACCACAGTACACAACATGGTCCCTAATGAAGGAAAATATCTAATGATATACATTCAATTCCACTTTGTTATTTAACCAAATTCCACATAATAAATAAGATTAACTCACAAGGGAGAACAGCTGACTTGAGggaatgcaaaaagaaaaacgtgATTCAtgtcaacaaacagaaagagtCACCTTTCTTTTGGCTGCAAGCATTGCATGGGCTTTTGTAAGGATGGGCGGTGAGCCATCGGAGGCGTCAGAGTCTTCCTCGTCGTCGTCATCGGCGTCGTCATCGCTCACTTCCTGCTTCTGTTGGATGCGTCTGGTCCAGGAAAGTGCCGGGCGGCGTTCGTAGGTCCTGAAGGGGACCTTACAGTGGACTTTAGTGAGAGGCTGCCTGCTACCATGAGTCATCATGtagccctctctctcctccttctcccagCAACTGGCCTGCTCCTTCAGCCGCTCAGCCTGGTAATTAAACAGACAAGACGCATTATCTCTGGGAGCGGCGCACGCACGGCTCCAACATCTGAGCAATGAGGCTAATGGGAAAACAAGGGATTGGAATTAACATCATGACAAATGAATCGCTGCAGGTTTCTCCTGATAATAAGAGCAGCGTCCTGATTGGATGTATGCCCGTCATGGAGGAAACATTTCCGTTAAGCAACCGTGGAAGGATTGCATTTCATGGAATATTCAGCACTATCAATTATGTAGTGAACTGATTTAGAGCAATTTTGCACAACATTAAGTGCCTGCTGACAGGGAGAATGCTTTCCCCGGTAATGGCCTCTATTTGAACTCTCCAGCTAATCAAACAAACATCCCATAATAGCATTGTCGGCaagtgtaaacaaacaactaGCGTCTCCTGATTCAACCTACATCcatctctgcctccctctcctcctcagacAGGACGGCATTGTGAGTGGTGGAAGGCGTCCAGCTCAGGGCGTCGGGGTCTACCTCGTTCTGCCGTGGGTTAGCCCTCAGGCTCTCCATGTGCCTCTGAATCAATCGCTCTCTTCTGATCAACACAATCCtaggacacagagagaaaagccCATGAGTTCATGTCCAGTAAAGATTGCACAGGCCAGGGTAGACAGACAGAAGGGAGACAGAAGGTGGTGTGTGGTTAAATATGAGCACAAAGACGAGCTCATTGAGACAGCAGGTGCTCCATGTCCTTGGGGGTGCTTAACCTGACTTACTTCTGTCAATATTCAGCGGCATTAATGGATATGCTGTTAAAAATACCCGCTGGCCTGGATAAGTCAGACAGCATGCAGAAGCGGCAGCACGGGCTGAAGGAGACTGCGACTGGGAAACTGACCTGCCATCCTGTCTGTCAATCATGCCGAGCTGCTGGAGAGTAGCGGCGATGTCGTGCGGACACATCCCAGTGGCCCTGCTTATTCCTTTAACACTGATGTGTTTATCCGGGTGCTTATAAAGGTACTCCAGTATGACACTTTTCCAATATGCCAGGTAGGATAAGCGACCCAGATCTGACAGCGGCTTCTCCGGGGAGCCGGCTTGTCCTTCTTGCCTGGTGAGAAGGTAACCTAAAAAGACaagattcaaacaaaaacaaaatgctttagTCAAGCTGGAGGCGGCTGCTGGGTTATTTCAGATGCATTTAAGTCCCTACACCCCCTCCCTCATGGATTACATATTCATGTAAGGATGTGACACCGAACCCTGGTTGGGATTTCACCTTCAAATAGTATAAAGAGAGGCGAGGCAAtcagtttttctctccttcaacCTCTGTCAGAAACTGTGATACATGCTGGCAAGGGCAACAAAGGAGGCTGGAAGAGGGaaataaagaggaaacaaagcGACAGAGCGAAACAGAGAAGCAGCTGGATGTCATTGCTCACAAGAGACTGCACTTAGGGGAGATAacgaacaagaaaaaaaaaaagcccaataCTAATATGTATCTGTGAGTAATTAGTTTTATAGCGGTCCTGTCAAGGGTCATCCATTATGAGCCGCATGAAATTAATTAATGGCTTTTAATGTGCACCCACTACCGAGAACCAAACAAGCAAATCTAATCACCAAACAGTTAACACATAATATTCCAGTAATCACGACAATATTCATTACTAAAGCTAAGAAGAAGTGgctgtgatggaaaaaaaaaacacttaccggtgaatattttaattttttcatttaaaaaaaaaaagaaaaaaagcttgtcatatttcattcagtgtcatttaaaaagacatATTACCATTAATAAGCTGATACAAAAGAGCCACTCTACTTCCTTTGAATTATGATATGAAAGACCATTTTTCACCCACTAAGGCTCTGCTCTCATAGCTACCTGAGACAAACTGTTCCTCTAATACAATCCAATATAACAGAAAATCTTAATCTAAACAACTTCCAGCTCCAAAGCTACATTTTCCAATAAAGCCTTCAAAGAGCTCAGGACTCAGCTGTGTTCAATCTCCCTTAATCCCTGTCTTTGTTATCAGCACACTCTCAATATCACAGATCCTCTTGCATCTATGAGTCTCAATGGCTCCCAAAGTGAACAGGAAATCAAATGCTCCATTACCGCCCGCCCACCCTGCACCGGCTtctttcttcccccccctttctcttcATCGCACACAAACTCGGCAAAGAGACATCtactgaaaacaataaaacgcctataatgacagaaagaaaactggGCTGCCTAAACACAGAAATCCACTCAAGGCAGCAACTGTTTTCATATGTGGACCACAAGGCTTTAAATATTATATGTGCTGCATTTACTGGACTAAACATAAAATCAGCATCTACACCTTCATGCTAGTCAAGGAGGAAAACAGGGTTATTTT
The genomic region above belongs to Labrus bergylta chromosome 21, fLabBer1.1, whole genome shotgun sequence and contains:
- the kat6b gene encoding histone acetyltransferase KAT6B isoform X2; this translates as MVKLANPLYTEWILEAIQKIKRQKQRPSEERICHAVATSHGLDKKTVLEQLELSVHDGSILKVTNKGSASYKDPGNPGRVGSIPPANVSVPSKESIWNSSDLRHIDWNKILKRAIEGLDDTHGSSLKNIERYLRNQDDLSSVVDNPAFRQRLRLAAKRSVNNGRLFKNGPRYKLSHGSMEGRGARCPSASPLVLSSVTLLPHERDQLRVDPIPICSFCLGTKESNRDKRPEELLSCADCGSSGHPSCLKFSPELTSNVKRLRWQCIECKTCSSCRIQGKNADEMLFCDSCDRGFHMECCDPPLSRMPKGTWVCQVCRPKENGKKLLHKKADQIKRRYAKPVGRPRNKLKQRMSVTSGDGSMVALGGRGSPGHNGELQVKQEARVEFAAMSREHVTEEDIETFTHVQELAAQRTGSLMNTDSMRCPAFIEFGKYEIQTWYSSPYPPEYSRLQKLYLCEFCLKYMRSKNILQRHTKKCGWFHPPANEIYRKDDLSVFEVDGNVSKLFCQNLCLLAKLFLDHKTLYYDVEPFLFYILTKNDEKGCHLVGYFSKEKLCQQKYNVSCIMIMPQYQRQGFGRFLIDFSYLLTRQEGQAGSPEKPLSDLGRLSYLAYWKSVILEYLYKHPDKHISVKGISRATGMCPHDIAATLQQLGMIDRQDGRIVLIRRERLIQRHMESLRANPRQNEVDPDALSWTPSTTHNAVLSEEEREAEMDAERLKEQASCWEKEEREGYMMTHGSRQPLTKVHCKVPFRTYERRPALSWTRRIQQKQEVSDDDADDDDEEDSDASDGSPPILTKAHAMLAAKRKRTIVLKKRGRKRKRINSSVTTETISETTEVLNEPFDNSEDERPMPLLERTCRVGEMEDEEEEEEEQEDKTPITPMKRRRGRPRLEKNAQKDNLEHWKKGADLLSKRPNRPRPVKRKKGWPKGVKRGPPKWRLKNERKMGFKLNLYTPPETPMEAEQHHIQTEEAKEEPDQDIVSADEVSRAAEMSLDRLPSEPSSPADNGSQKSTSPEGSPVASPVCSPASPAAVSPTMCEERGESPDPREDDQQESEHGQDSPAKDVEHIREGAESLENDNEEDEEEDEQRTQIEDQDADDEDDSHSKTAAPESGKADLEESLKETPECSQPFLESKEDNDSELSQQVSTVPSSKEEPATAEDSIQEAVAETTVATPQPEAVAVASVAAVDSDNPADSESEEESTPSPHPDPPPPLPTDRPALSPVLRENPPICAEIDSETAQAVQSLTQETERENVFQDCVESQEPCRSLQTYTHVVQSPQLTALDDCPQSDHSSPLSSAQSHPSQSVRSVNSPAVSILESGYTQISPDHSAISVPSLHNMETSPMMDVPSVSDHSQQVVDSGFSDLGSIESTTENYENPSSYDSTLGGSICGAGPTQNSCSYGSIPPSGLAQSSCAVSQQMAAVNPGSCGMIQPNSLSSPPHCNVKSPQGCVVVERPPSNSQHSQHSQRSQHSQHSQHSSHSRHGPHNQHSQHNQHGPHNQLSQHSQHNPHNQHSHHHNHHLQHNQLSQHNQHAQHGLHNQHSQHSQQQPMAQCAIPTNFTTTMQLADIPESGNPNFALYERINHQGEYGSGHYSQSSGLSLAKLQQFTNTFIDHPHSLPFNHSASHPITSYANTPSLSSQHSSLVSLSQTSHRVPNPQVQATMTQPPSLSSPSPMMLQRNMGIPPSQRIQPQMASKSHISARSKSAPLSHHQQQMYSRPPQTVSMQAPSRTLATMPRMNMSMNIMPAPAYNVNSMNMPSLNAMNGYSMSQPMMNSGYHGNHAYMNQSAQYSMQMGMMGTQPYPQQSMQAPPHGNMVAHYTPAGHHGYMNTGMSKQSLKGPFIRR
- the kat6b gene encoding histone acetyltransferase KAT6B isoform X1, with product MVKLANPLYTEWILEAIQKIKRQKQRPSEERICHAVATSHGLDKKTVLEQLELSVHDGSILKVTNKGSASYKDPGNPGRVGSIPPANVSVPSKESIWNSSDLRHIDWNKILKRAIEGLDDTHGSSLKNIERYLRNQDDLSSVVDNPAFRQRLRLAAKRSVNNGRLFKNGPRYKLSHGSMEGRGARCPSASPLVLSSVTLLPHERDQLRVDPIPICSFCLGTKESNRDKRPEELLSCADCGSSGHPSCLKFSPELTSNVKRLRWQCIECKTCSSCRIQGKNADEMLFCDSCDRGFHMECCDPPLSRMPKGTWVCQVCRPKENGKKLLHKKADQIKRRYAKPVGRPRNKLKQRMSVTSGDGSMVALGGRGSPGRGQKITVCSTPSSGHAASVKDARDRLAVADPCCAVDATQFTTSTPTTTPPLTPTSTPATLTVNKKTKGLIDGLSKFFTPSPVGRRSRAVAVESPANQCSSIDEGPPELSQPPESFAFAADPTQKITPSSSALPPAPTLPGLSPPSQVSSSSTSANSPQSSSSQSSVPSLSSLCNSSQLKGLFDGLSHIFTTQGQSRKKRLHCYAPPKRMHHKQDSPHASKSGPQRFGKNEFHRNRLHSTSAGLGRPRGHPFKMVSHFKRNPFLKKHRTLGRLRYKVSPQKGAPSPGKGDLTDGRIKPENNHGHNGELQVKQEARVEFAAMSREHVTEEDIETFTHVQELAAQRTGSLMNTDSMRCPAFIEFGKYEIQTWYSSPYPPEYSRLQKLYLCEFCLKYMRSKNILQRHTKKCGWFHPPANEIYRKDDLSVFEVDGNVSKLFCQNLCLLAKLFLDHKTLYYDVEPFLFYILTKNDEKGCHLVGYFSKEKLCQQKYNVSCIMIMPQYQRQGFGRFLIDFSYLLTRQEGQAGSPEKPLSDLGRLSYLAYWKSVILEYLYKHPDKHISVKGISRATGMCPHDIAATLQQLGMIDRQDGRIVLIRRERLIQRHMESLRANPRQNEVDPDALSWTPSTTHNAVLSEEEREAEMDAERLKEQASCWEKEEREGYMMTHGSRQPLTKVHCKVPFRTYERRPALSWTRRIQQKQEVSDDDADDDDEEDSDASDGSPPILTKAHAMLAAKRKRTIVLKKRGRKRKRINSSVTTETISETTEVLNEPFDNSEDERPMPLLERTCRVGEMEDEEEEEEEQEDKTPITPMKRRRGRPRLEKNAQKDNLEHWKKGADLLSKRPNRPRPVKRKKGWPKGVKRGPPKWRLKNERKMGFKLNLYTPPETPMEAEQHHIQTEEAKEEPDQDIVSADEVSRAAEMSLDRLPSEPSSPADNGSQKSTSPEGSPVASPVCSPASPAAVSPTMCEERGESPDPREDDQQESEHGQDSPAKDVEHIREGAESLENDNEEDEEEDEQRTQIEDQDADDEDDSHSKTAAPESGKADLEESLKETPECSQPFLESKEDNDSELSQQVSTVPSSKEEPATAEDSIQEAVAETTVATPQPEAVAVASVAAVDSDNPADSESEEESTPSPHPDPPPPLPTDRPALSPVLRENPPICAEIDSETAQAVQSLTQETERENVFQDCVESQEPCRSLQTYTHVVQSPQLTALDDCPQSDHSSPLSSAQSHPSQSVRSVNSPAVSILESGYTQISPDHSAISVPSLHNMETSPMMDVPSVSDHSQQVVDSGFSDLGSIESTTENYENPSSYDSTLGGSICGAGPTQNSCSYGSIPPSGLAQSSCAVSQQMAAVNPGSCGMIQPNSLSSPPHCNVKSPQGCVVVERPPSNSQHSQHSQRSQHSQHSQHSSHSRHGPHNQHSQHNQHGPHNQLSQHSQHNPHNQHSHHHNHHLQHNQLSQHNQHAQHGLHNQHSQHSQQQPMAQCAIPTNFTTTMQLADIPESGNPNFALYERINHQGEYGSGHYSQSSGLSLAKLQQFTNTFIDHPHSLPFNHSASHPITSYANTPSLSSQHSSLVSLSQTSHRVPNPQVQATMTQPPSLSSPSPMMLQRNMGIPPSQRIQPQMASKSHISARSKSAPLSHHQQQMYSRPPQTVSMQAPSRTLATMPRMNMSMNIMPAPAYNVNSMNMPSLNAMNGYSMSQPMMNSGYHGNHAYMNQSAQYSMQMGMMGTQPYPQQSMQAPPHGNMVAHYTPAGHHGYMNTGMSKQSLKGPFIRR